The Fundulus heteroclitus isolate FHET01 chromosome 13, MU-UCD_Fhet_4.1, whole genome shotgun sequence genome contains a region encoding:
- the cndp2 gene encoding cytosolic non-specific dipeptidase, producing the protein MAHLPALFKYVDENQDLYVKRLGEWVGVQSVSAWSEKRGEIKKMMEMAAKDIEKLGGTVELVDIGKQKLPSGEEIPLPPIILGHLGSDPAKKTVCIYGHLDVQPALIEDGWDTEPFTLVEKDGKLYGRGSTDDKGPVLAWFNCIEAYQKIKQDLPINIKFCFEGMEESGSEGLDDLVFSRKDTFFKDVDYVCISDNYWLGKTKPCITYGLRGICYFFLEVECGDKDLHSGVFGGSVHEAMTDLIALMGSLVDRKGKIMIPGMYDSVAPLTEEETKLYEKIDFDLCEYCKDVGVGKLLHDTKEQILMHRWRYPSLSLHGIEGAFSEAGAKTVIPRKVIGKFSIRLVPDMDPKVVEKQVVDYVQKKFADLGSPNKLKVTMGHGAKAWVSDFNHPHYMAGRKAMKTVFGVEPDLTREGGSIPVTLTFQEATGRNVMLLPVGSSDDGAHSQNEKINRSNYIQGIKMLGAYFHEVSQLE; encoded by the exons ATGGCTCACCTTCCAGCACTTTTCAAGTACGTGGACGAAAACCAGGACCTCTACGTGAAG CGCCTGGGAGAATGGGTCGGGGTTCAGAGTGTGTCTGCTTGGTCCGAGAAGCGAGGGGAGATCaagaagatgatggagatggcagCCAAAGATATCGAGAAGCTGGGGGGGACGGTGGAGCTGGTGGACATCGGCAAGCAAAAG CTTCCCTCCGGTGAGGAGATCCCTCTCCCCCCCATCATCCTGGGCCATCTGGGCTCGGACCCGGCCAAGAAGACCGTGTGCATCTACGGCCACCTTGACGTCCAGCCCGCCCTGATCGAGGACGGCTGGGACACGGAGCCCTTCACTCTGGTGGAGAAAGACG GTAAACTCTATGGAAGGGGATCCACTGATGACAAGGGGCCCGTGTTGGCCTGGTTCAACTGCATCGAGGCCTATCAGAAGATTAAGCAG GATCTTCCCATCAACATCAAGTTCTGCTTCGAGGGGATGGAGGAATCCGGGTCCGAGGGCCTGGACGATCTGGTGTTCTCCCGAAAGGATACGTTTTTCAAAGACGTGGATTACGTCTGCATCTCTGACAACTACTGGCTGGGCAAGACCAAACCGTGCATCACCTACGGGCTCAGAGGGATCTGCTACTTCTTCCTAGAG GTCGAGTGCGGCGACAAGGACCTCCACTCAGGCGTCTTTGGCGGTTCGGTTCATGAGGCCATGACTGATCTCATTGCACTCATGG GCTCTCTGGTCGACAGGAAGGGAAAGATTATGATTCCCGGGATGTACGACAGTGTGGCTCCTTTGACAGAAGAGGAGACGAAGCTGTACGAGAAGATCGACTTTGACTTGTGCGAGTACTGCAAAGATGTTGGGGTTGGAAAGCTGCTGCACGATACCAAG GAGCAAATCCTGATGCATCGCTGGAGGTATCCATCTCTTTCTCTGCATGGCATCGAGGGAGCTTTCTCTGAAGCCGGAGCCAAGACCGTCATCCCCCGCAAGGTCATTGGCAAGTTCTCCATCCGCCTCGTCCCTGACATGGACCccaaagttgtggagaagcag gtgGTCGACTACGTGCAGAAGAAGTTCGCTGATCTAGGAAGTCCCAACAAACTAAAAGTAACGATGGGCCACGGGGCTAAAGCCTGGGTGTCTGACTTCAACCACCCTCATTACATGGCAGGTCGAAAGGCCATGAAGACAG TCTTCGGGGTGGAACCGGACCTGACCCGTGAGGGCGGCAGCATTCCCGTCACGCTGACCTTCCAGGAGGCGACAGGCCGGAACGTCATGCTACTCCCTGTTGGATCCTCTGATGATGGAGCTCACTCCCAAAATGAAAAAATCAACAG atcaAACTACATCCAAGGAATCAAGATGCTGGGTGCCTACTTCCATGAAGTATCACAGCTGGAATGA
- the recql4 gene encoding ATP-dependent DNA helicase Q4 isoform X2, with product MPVSAPRLTSQEKASLMTSSQYYGLKLKSNLSTISKERPVSLKKSHRTGRVPLNSLKDDQAAQNNSLSLRSVAAKTSAEDPKQELLSPRRMKPPFGSVASKTLRAAEPEEPFKPFKPDPGDAGNSCHNGNSVNDSQNEGIASQLQIDETPFAARSSPPLSSLSRRCVAETTGREDDEENSHSESPVSSVGPGSPVAVKRSPPFLAGSRGSLAKRPSLASRLSSVDRNWLERCQVFGEMEAEEIPGGGNQEVKAKEIQEKEVTGGKAERDPVGERRQSVDSGQEEKLANLARDDADAVTESARRGTGKSKRKDAGEVASVRPPDDEDGGGPKSENAKKKGRKRRREAGDALGCDAEDGGSKKRPRKSKKKKEEESSALSPALAGGAEGKKKKTKRKDSAEGSEEAAAKEAKRPPQENILGEIQEEFRTSRVYQPVRARGAKRVEGNFVKINLKKKSHVKGYALRGLGLRKQLYMQKFQLKGERFGGRGGHFGRGWRGGYRGALSRQGDTCYRCGGTGHWALDCKGQAPPPPVSEDAPAEEEAFELPTLEDVARATGTLRPQTLGSPSVNAEQRQQESGADSMQADEVLLNIIRPDYERPAPPPPVEPLYPPTEDGLVQETPAEVYAALRELGYQSFRPGQEKAIMRILTGLSTLVVLSTGMGKSLCYQLPAYLYAQRSNCITLVISPLVSLMDDQLSGLPAKLKAACIHSNMTAKQREAAIEKVKSGEVCLLLLSPEALVGGGSGSGCLPSAQELPPVAFACIDEAHCVSEWSHNFRPCYLRLCKVLRERLGVKCLLGLTATATLSTALDIAQHLDIRDKDGIAVRSAAVPPNLNLSVSTDGDKDQALVALLKGDRFGCLDSIIVYCTRREETARVAALLRTCLQGVLLKENTQISSNSQTQSNPMGQKKKELARKKIRKPLKWQAEAYHAGLSASVRRSIQNNFMCGQLRIVVATVAFGMGLDKSDVRGIIHYNMPKSFESYVQEIGRAGRDGEPAHCHLFLDSEGGDLNELRRHIYADTVDYHTVKKLVQKVFPACKCKKIQEKRQELWKEIEDADLLEGMDDCDGVTNPAVGENKRGEKQESSALQVSDLGEGNKEPSESREGKDEAADWQSEQKGESCDWPEERVCHTHERAIPIQETVQALDITEEGVETLLCYLELHPQRFVQLLHPTLSACKVRCYDGPRQLQNITKICPPVAVALARMRLAGERVERLDQVEFDVVEVADTMGWELPTVKRGLRQLQWSTERGGGRSGILVEFSSLSFYFRSYGDLSDEEMDRVCQFLHKRVQDQERMLLYQLTACFKAFKSVAFQSVMSCVDDLDGSRSLQLKNLLSEYFDKRRDGEHTLQPVDLEELDKYKLLDWESQIRADIRSFLCNRSDERFSGRAVARILHGIGSPCYPAQVYGKDRRYWRKYLQFDFNQLIRLATQEILNYK from the exons ATGCCGGTGTCCGCTCCACGACTGACGTCCCAGGAGAAAGCCAGTCTCATGACTTCATCGCAGTATTACGGTCTGAAGCTTAAAAGCAACCTTTCTACAATCAGTAAG GAAAGGCCGGTTTCACTGAAGAAATCCCACCGTACTGGTCGAGTTCCTCTGAATTCCTTAAAAGATGATCAAGCGGCGCAAAACAACAGCCTCAGTTTACGCAGTGTTGCTGCCAAGACCTCAGCTGAGGATCCAAAACAGGAGCTCCTCTCTCCAAG GCGGATGAAGCCTCCCTTCGGGTCAGTCGCCTCTAAAACTCTCCGTGCAGCGGAGCCTGAAGAGCCCTTTAAGCCATTTAAACCTGACCCAGGAGATGCTGGCAATAGTTGCCACAATGGTAATTCTGTTAACGACAGTCAGAATGAGGGTATCGCTTCTCAGCTTCAGATCGATGAAACTCCCTTCGCCGCCAGATCCTCGCCTCCGTTGTCGTCTTTATCCCGTCGATGCGTTGCTGAAACCACAGGGAGGGAAGACGACGAAGAAAACTCTCACTCAGAAAGTCCAGTTAGCAGTGTTGGCCCCGGCTCTCCTGTTGCCGTTAAACGGAGCCCGCCTTTTCTCGCCGGATCACGAGGGAGTTTAGCCAAGCGGCCGTCTCTGGCCAGCAGACTGAGCTCCGTTGACAGGAACTGGTTGGAGAGGTGTCAGGTGTTCGGGGAGATGGAGGCTGAGGAGATCCCCGGTGGcgggaaccaggaagtaaaagcGAAGGAAATACAGGAGAAGGAAGTGACAGGAGGAAAAGCTGAGAGAGACCCGGTGGGCGAAAGGAGACAGTCGGTAGACTCTGGACAAGAAGAAAAGTTGGCAAATCTCGCGAGGGACGACGCAGACGCTGTGACAGAATCTGCTCGACGAGGTACTGGGAAGAGCAAAAGAAAGGACGCCGGGGAAGTAGCATCAGTCCGTCCACCAGACGACGAAGACGGAGGTGGTCCGAAATCAGAAAACGCAAAGAAGAAGGGGCGGAAGAGGCGGCGGGAGGCGGGAGACGCGCTGGGATGTGACGCAGAAGACGGCGGATCAAAAAAGAGGCCaaggaaaagcaaaaagaagaaggaggaggagagttcGGCTTTAAGCCCCGCTTTAGCTGGTGGAGCAgaagggaagaagaagaaaaccaaaagaaaagatTCAGCAGAGGGGTCTGAGGAGGCAGCAGCCAAGGAAGCAAAAAGG CCTCCCCAGGAAAACATTTTAGGGGAAATTCAGGAGGAATTCAGGACCAGTCGAGTGTATCAGCCTGTCAGAGCCAG AGGGGCAAAACGTGTCGAGGGGAACTTTGTGAAGATAAACCTAAAGAAGAAATCTCACGTTAAAGGATACGCTTTAAGGGGACTTGGTTTGCGCAAACAG CTGTACATGCAGAAGTTTCAGCTGAAAGGGGAGCGTTTCGGTGGAAGAGGCGGACATTTCGGCAGAGGATGGAGAGGCGGATATAGAGGGGCTCTGAGTCGCCAGGGGGACACCTGCTACAGGTGTGGAGGGACCGGGCACTGGGCTCTGGACTGCAAAGGACAAG cCCCTCCCCCGCCTGTTTCTGAGGATGCGCCCGCAGAAGAGGAAGCGTTCGAACTGCCCACCCTGGAAGATGTTGCCCGGGCCACGGGGACGCTGCGACCTCAGACGTTAG GATCTCCTTCTGTCAACGCGGAACAGCGCCAACAGGAAAGCGGAGCGGACAGCATGCAGGCTGACGAGGTGCTGCTAAACATCATCCGCCCGGACTATGAGCGGCCAGCCCCCCCGCCACCGGTGGAACCGCTTTATCCTCCCACAGAGGACGGGCTGGTTCAGG AAACTCCCGCTGAAGTCTACGCAGCTCTGAGAGAACTTGGCTATCAGTCGTTTAGACCAGGGCAGGAGAAGGCCATCATGAGGATCCTGACAG GGCTCTCCACCCTCGTGGTTCTGTCCACAGGAATGGGTAAATCGCTGTGCTATCAGCTGCCCGCTTACCTGTACGCGCAGCGATCCAACTGCATCACTCTGGTCATTTCACCTCTAGTTTCTCTAATGGATGATCAG CTGTCGGGCCTTCCCGCCAAGCTGAAGGCTGCCTGCATCCACTCCAACATGACGGCGAAACAGAGAGAAGCTGCTATAGAAAAG GTGAAGTCCGGCGAGGTTTGTCTGCTGCTTCTCTCTCCGGAGGCTTTGGTCGGTGGAGGTTCAGGCTCAGGGTGTCTGCCCTCTGCTCAGGAGCTCCCCCCGGTGGCTTTCGCCTGTATCGACGAGGCTCACTGTGTGTCTGAGTGGTCACACAACTTCAGGCCCTGCTACTTGAGGCTTTGCAAG GTACTCCGGGAGCGTCTCGGAGTGAAGTGTTTGCTGGGACTCACGGCGACGGCCACTTTGTCCACCGCGCTGGACATCGCTCAGCACTTGGACATCAGAGATAAAGACGGAATAGCCGTCAGATCTGCTGCTGTGCCCCCGAACCTGAACCTGTCGGTGTCCACGGACGGGGACAAGGACCAG GCTTTGGTTGCTTTGCTGAAAGGAGATCGTTTTGGCTGTTTGGACTCCATCATCGTCTACTGCACCAGACGAGAGGAGACGGCTCGAGTGGCTGCGCTGCTGAGGACCTGCctgcagggggtgctgttgaaAGAAAATACCCAAATAAGCAGCAACAGCCAGACCCAGAGCAACCCGATGGGACAGAAAAAGAAGGAGCTGG CTCGGAAGAAGATCCGTAAGCCGCTGAAGTGGCAGGCTGAGGCGTACCATGCGGGCCTGTCGGCCTCGGTGCGTCGCTCCATCCAGAACAACTTCATGTGTGGGCAGCTGAGGATAGTGGTGGCCACGGTGGCGTTTGGCATGGGGCTGGACAAGTCTGACGTTCGCGGGATCATCCACTACAACATGCCAAAG AGCTTTGAGAGCTACGTGCAGGAAATCGGGAGGGCAGGGAGAGATGGAGAACCGGCTCACTGCCACCTCTTCCTGGACTCGGAG GGCGGGGACCTCAACGAGCTGCGTCGCCACATCTACGCCGACACCGTGGACTACCACACGGTCAAAAAGCTGGTGCAGAAAGTGTTTCCCGCGTGCAAATGTAAGAAGATACAGGAGAAGCGGCAGGAGCTCTGGAAG GAGATCGAAGACGCTGATCTGCTGGAAGGGATGGACGACTGTGATGGGGTGACCAACCCTGCCGTCGGTGAAAATAAACGAGGAGAAAAGCAAGAATCCTCAGCCTTACAG GTGTCTGACCTGGGGGAAGGAAACAAAGAGCCCAGCGAGTCAAGAGAAGGGAAAGACGAGGCAGCTGATTGGCAGAGTGAGCAGAAGGGGGAGAGCTGCGATTGGCCAGAGGAGCGGGTGTGTCACACCCACGAAAGAGCGATTCCCATCCAGGAGACCGTCCAGGCTCTGGACATCACAGAGGAAG gTGTTGAAACGCTGCTCTGCTACCTGGAGCTGCACCCGCAGCGATTTGTTCAGCTTCTCCACCCGACTCTGTCCGCGTGTAAAGTCAGGTGCTACGACGGGCCCCGGCAGCTCCAGAACATCACCAAAAT TTGCCCGCCGGTGGCCGTGGCGTTGGCCAGGATGAGATTGGCAGGCGAGCGGGTGGAGCGCCTCGATCAGGTGGAGTTTGACGTCGTGGAGGTGGCGGACACGATGGGATGGGAGCTTCCCACGGTGAAGAGAGGACTCAGACAGCTGCAGTGGAGCACCGAGAGAG GTGGTGGACGAAGCGGCATCCTCGTCGAGTTCTCTTCCCTGTCCTTCTACTTCCGATCTTACGGCGACCTGAGCGACGAGGAGATGGACCGAGTTTGTCAGTTCCTTCACAAGCGAGTGCAGGACCAAGAGAGAATGCTGCTCTACCAGCTCACAGCCTGCTTTAAGGCCTTCAAGAG CGTTGCCTTCCAAAGTGTGATGTCCTGTGTGGACGACCTGGATGGAAGTCGCAgtttgcagctgaaaaaccttctCTCCGAGTACTTTGACAAGCGGCGAGACGGGGAGCACACGCTGCAACCGGTGGACCTGGAAGAGCTCGACAAATACAAG CTGTTGGACTGGGAGAGTCAGATCAGAGCGGACATCCGAAGTTTTCTTTGCAACAGAAGTGATGAGCGGTTTTCTGGCAGAGCTGTAGCCAGAATCCTGCACGGCATAG
- the LOC118565217 gene encoding uncharacterized protein LOC118565217 produces the protein MQDLAKVIFSYTAYPTNQQILSVAEALVSKFPCLREPGSFAGLYGWQQRIKYKMHNYRAKLRSRKYSYPEIEINTLRRKHPADAVPSKNVKKPKKAEVNYLPPHPTGESQETLEKERLELTCEITKKNNAKIIADKMNKTFSSRRVEVVSLSPSVIVFKERWPALFTEAQIKEEFRRITTVSLEETFMLKLDEYTPGLLQLMRAKGGAAGSKMHPLLDTINDTQSIEKKRDAVVCCLINYLGERQEDLFHDCQGCEDYTDKTMKVIVMHNIMAEEDPSDVSIVIEGNQVMEGCGSRTKACVLLMGLIYALNLDYPKQLKNTFEAFQKLFLELDGEKLLKKVHSLKNKLMQ, from the exons ATGCAAgaccttgcaaaagtaatttTTTCGTACACTGCTTACCCAACGAATCAGCAGATCCTTTCAGTGGCTGAAGCCTTGGTTTCCAAGTTTCCATGTCTTAGGGAACCAGGATCATTTGCAGGCTTATATGGCTGGCAGCAGCGCATAAAATACAAGATGCACAATTACCGGGCCAAGCTAAGATCTCGAAAATATTCTTACCCGGAAATTGAAATCAACACCTTAAGAAGGAAGCATCCAGCTGATGCAGTGCcatcaaaaaatgtaaaaaagcccaaaaaagcAGAGGTTAATTACCTCCCTCCGCACCCTACTGGTGAAAGCCAAGAGACACTGGAGAAAGAGAGGCTTGAATTAACTTGtgaaataacaaagaaaaacaatgcaaagaTAATTGcagataaaatgaataaaactttcTCTAGCCGAAGAGTTGAAGTAGTCAGCCTAAGCCCCTCTGTGATTGTGTTTAAAGAAAGGTGGCCAGCGTTATTCACTGAAGCTCAG ATCAAGGAAGAGTTCAGACGTATCACAACAGTTTCTTTGGAGGAGACGTTCATGCTAAAGCTTGATGAGTACACACCAGGTCTTCTGCAGCTTATGCGTGCTAAAGGAGGGGCTGCTGGTTCCAAGATGCACCCTCTGTTGGACACTATAAATGAC ACACAGAGCATTGAGAAAAAAAGGGATGCAGTTGTCTGCTGCCTCATTAACTACCTTGGTGAAAGACAAGAAGATCTTTTCCATGACTGCCAG GGATGTGAGGACTACACAGACAAAACAATGAAGGTGATCGTGATGCACAACATCATGGCTGAGGAGGATCCATCAGATGTGTCGATTGTGATTGAGGGAAACCAAGTGATGGAAGGATGTGGAAGCCGAACAAAGGCATGTGTACTGCTGATGGGACTGATATATGCCCTCAACCTTGACTATCCAAAGCAGCTGAAGAACACATTTGAAGCTTTTCAAAAACTCTTTTTGGAACTTGATGGGGAGAAACTACTGAAGAAGGTCCACAGCCTCAAAAACAAGCTCATGCAATAG
- the recql4 gene encoding ATP-dependent DNA helicase Q4 isoform X1, protein MPVSAPRLTSQEKASLMTSSQYYGLKLKSNLSTISKERPVSLKKSHRTGRVPLNSLKDDQAAQNNSLSLRSVAAKTSAEDPKQELLSPRRMKPPFGSVASKTLRAAEPEEPFKPFKPDPGDAGNSCHNGNSVNDSQNEGIASQLQIDETPFAARSSPPLSSLSRRCVAETTGREDDEENSHSESPVSSVGPGSPVAVKRSPPFLAGSRGSLAKRPSLASRLSSVDRNWLERCQVFGEMEAEEIPGGGNQEVKAKEIQEKEVTGGKAERDPVGERRQSVDSGQEEKLANLARDDADAVTESARRGTGKSKRKDAGEVASVRPPDDEDGGGPKSENAKKKGRKRRREAGDALGCDAEDGGSKKRPRKSKKKKEEESSALSPALAGGAEGKKKKTKRKDSAEGSEEAAAKEAKRPPQENILGEIQEEFRTSRVYQPVRARGAKRVEGNFVKINLKKKSHVKGYALRGLGLRKQLYMQKFQLKGERFGGRGGHFGRGWRGGYRGALSRQGDTCYRCGGTGHWALDCKGQAPPPPVSEDAPAEEEAFELPTLEDVARATGTLRPQTLAGSPSVNAEQRQQESGADSMQADEVLLNIIRPDYERPAPPPPVEPLYPPTEDGLVQETPAEVYAALRELGYQSFRPGQEKAIMRILTGLSTLVVLSTGMGKSLCYQLPAYLYAQRSNCITLVISPLVSLMDDQLSGLPAKLKAACIHSNMTAKQREAAIEKVKSGEVCLLLLSPEALVGGGSGSGCLPSAQELPPVAFACIDEAHCVSEWSHNFRPCYLRLCKVLRERLGVKCLLGLTATATLSTALDIAQHLDIRDKDGIAVRSAAVPPNLNLSVSTDGDKDQALVALLKGDRFGCLDSIIVYCTRREETARVAALLRTCLQGVLLKENTQISSNSQTQSNPMGQKKKELARKKIRKPLKWQAEAYHAGLSASVRRSIQNNFMCGQLRIVVATVAFGMGLDKSDVRGIIHYNMPKSFESYVQEIGRAGRDGEPAHCHLFLDSEGGDLNELRRHIYADTVDYHTVKKLVQKVFPACKCKKIQEKRQELWKEIEDADLLEGMDDCDGVTNPAVGENKRGEKQESSALQVSDLGEGNKEPSESREGKDEAADWQSEQKGESCDWPEERVCHTHERAIPIQETVQALDITEEGVETLLCYLELHPQRFVQLLHPTLSACKVRCYDGPRQLQNITKICPPVAVALARMRLAGERVERLDQVEFDVVEVADTMGWELPTVKRGLRQLQWSTERGGGRSGILVEFSSLSFYFRSYGDLSDEEMDRVCQFLHKRVQDQERMLLYQLTACFKAFKSVAFQSVMSCVDDLDGSRSLQLKNLLSEYFDKRRDGEHTLQPVDLEELDKYKLLDWESQIRADIRSFLCNRSDERFSGRAVARILHGIGSPCYPAQVYGKDRRYWRKYLQFDFNQLIRLATQEILNYK, encoded by the exons ATGCCGGTGTCCGCTCCACGACTGACGTCCCAGGAGAAAGCCAGTCTCATGACTTCATCGCAGTATTACGGTCTGAAGCTTAAAAGCAACCTTTCTACAATCAGTAAG GAAAGGCCGGTTTCACTGAAGAAATCCCACCGTACTGGTCGAGTTCCTCTGAATTCCTTAAAAGATGATCAAGCGGCGCAAAACAACAGCCTCAGTTTACGCAGTGTTGCTGCCAAGACCTCAGCTGAGGATCCAAAACAGGAGCTCCTCTCTCCAAG GCGGATGAAGCCTCCCTTCGGGTCAGTCGCCTCTAAAACTCTCCGTGCAGCGGAGCCTGAAGAGCCCTTTAAGCCATTTAAACCTGACCCAGGAGATGCTGGCAATAGTTGCCACAATGGTAATTCTGTTAACGACAGTCAGAATGAGGGTATCGCTTCTCAGCTTCAGATCGATGAAACTCCCTTCGCCGCCAGATCCTCGCCTCCGTTGTCGTCTTTATCCCGTCGATGCGTTGCTGAAACCACAGGGAGGGAAGACGACGAAGAAAACTCTCACTCAGAAAGTCCAGTTAGCAGTGTTGGCCCCGGCTCTCCTGTTGCCGTTAAACGGAGCCCGCCTTTTCTCGCCGGATCACGAGGGAGTTTAGCCAAGCGGCCGTCTCTGGCCAGCAGACTGAGCTCCGTTGACAGGAACTGGTTGGAGAGGTGTCAGGTGTTCGGGGAGATGGAGGCTGAGGAGATCCCCGGTGGcgggaaccaggaagtaaaagcGAAGGAAATACAGGAGAAGGAAGTGACAGGAGGAAAAGCTGAGAGAGACCCGGTGGGCGAAAGGAGACAGTCGGTAGACTCTGGACAAGAAGAAAAGTTGGCAAATCTCGCGAGGGACGACGCAGACGCTGTGACAGAATCTGCTCGACGAGGTACTGGGAAGAGCAAAAGAAAGGACGCCGGGGAAGTAGCATCAGTCCGTCCACCAGACGACGAAGACGGAGGTGGTCCGAAATCAGAAAACGCAAAGAAGAAGGGGCGGAAGAGGCGGCGGGAGGCGGGAGACGCGCTGGGATGTGACGCAGAAGACGGCGGATCAAAAAAGAGGCCaaggaaaagcaaaaagaagaaggaggaggagagttcGGCTTTAAGCCCCGCTTTAGCTGGTGGAGCAgaagggaagaagaagaaaaccaaaagaaaagatTCAGCAGAGGGGTCTGAGGAGGCAGCAGCCAAGGAAGCAAAAAGG CCTCCCCAGGAAAACATTTTAGGGGAAATTCAGGAGGAATTCAGGACCAGTCGAGTGTATCAGCCTGTCAGAGCCAG AGGGGCAAAACGTGTCGAGGGGAACTTTGTGAAGATAAACCTAAAGAAGAAATCTCACGTTAAAGGATACGCTTTAAGGGGACTTGGTTTGCGCAAACAG CTGTACATGCAGAAGTTTCAGCTGAAAGGGGAGCGTTTCGGTGGAAGAGGCGGACATTTCGGCAGAGGATGGAGAGGCGGATATAGAGGGGCTCTGAGTCGCCAGGGGGACACCTGCTACAGGTGTGGAGGGACCGGGCACTGGGCTCTGGACTGCAAAGGACAAG cCCCTCCCCCGCCTGTTTCTGAGGATGCGCCCGCAGAAGAGGAAGCGTTCGAACTGCCCACCCTGGAAGATGTTGCCCGGGCCACGGGGACGCTGCGACCTCAGACGTTAG CAGGATCTCCTTCTGTCAACGCGGAACAGCGCCAACAGGAAAGCGGAGCGGACAGCATGCAGGCTGACGAGGTGCTGCTAAACATCATCCGCCCGGACTATGAGCGGCCAGCCCCCCCGCCACCGGTGGAACCGCTTTATCCTCCCACAGAGGACGGGCTGGTTCAGG AAACTCCCGCTGAAGTCTACGCAGCTCTGAGAGAACTTGGCTATCAGTCGTTTAGACCAGGGCAGGAGAAGGCCATCATGAGGATCCTGACAG GGCTCTCCACCCTCGTGGTTCTGTCCACAGGAATGGGTAAATCGCTGTGCTATCAGCTGCCCGCTTACCTGTACGCGCAGCGATCCAACTGCATCACTCTGGTCATTTCACCTCTAGTTTCTCTAATGGATGATCAG CTGTCGGGCCTTCCCGCCAAGCTGAAGGCTGCCTGCATCCACTCCAACATGACGGCGAAACAGAGAGAAGCTGCTATAGAAAAG GTGAAGTCCGGCGAGGTTTGTCTGCTGCTTCTCTCTCCGGAGGCTTTGGTCGGTGGAGGTTCAGGCTCAGGGTGTCTGCCCTCTGCTCAGGAGCTCCCCCCGGTGGCTTTCGCCTGTATCGACGAGGCTCACTGTGTGTCTGAGTGGTCACACAACTTCAGGCCCTGCTACTTGAGGCTTTGCAAG GTACTCCGGGAGCGTCTCGGAGTGAAGTGTTTGCTGGGACTCACGGCGACGGCCACTTTGTCCACCGCGCTGGACATCGCTCAGCACTTGGACATCAGAGATAAAGACGGAATAGCCGTCAGATCTGCTGCTGTGCCCCCGAACCTGAACCTGTCGGTGTCCACGGACGGGGACAAGGACCAG GCTTTGGTTGCTTTGCTGAAAGGAGATCGTTTTGGCTGTTTGGACTCCATCATCGTCTACTGCACCAGACGAGAGGAGACGGCTCGAGTGGCTGCGCTGCTGAGGACCTGCctgcagggggtgctgttgaaAGAAAATACCCAAATAAGCAGCAACAGCCAGACCCAGAGCAACCCGATGGGACAGAAAAAGAAGGAGCTGG CTCGGAAGAAGATCCGTAAGCCGCTGAAGTGGCAGGCTGAGGCGTACCATGCGGGCCTGTCGGCCTCGGTGCGTCGCTCCATCCAGAACAACTTCATGTGTGGGCAGCTGAGGATAGTGGTGGCCACGGTGGCGTTTGGCATGGGGCTGGACAAGTCTGACGTTCGCGGGATCATCCACTACAACATGCCAAAG AGCTTTGAGAGCTACGTGCAGGAAATCGGGAGGGCAGGGAGAGATGGAGAACCGGCTCACTGCCACCTCTTCCTGGACTCGGAG GGCGGGGACCTCAACGAGCTGCGTCGCCACATCTACGCCGACACCGTGGACTACCACACGGTCAAAAAGCTGGTGCAGAAAGTGTTTCCCGCGTGCAAATGTAAGAAGATACAGGAGAAGCGGCAGGAGCTCTGGAAG GAGATCGAAGACGCTGATCTGCTGGAAGGGATGGACGACTGTGATGGGGTGACCAACCCTGCCGTCGGTGAAAATAAACGAGGAGAAAAGCAAGAATCCTCAGCCTTACAG GTGTCTGACCTGGGGGAAGGAAACAAAGAGCCCAGCGAGTCAAGAGAAGGGAAAGACGAGGCAGCTGATTGGCAGAGTGAGCAGAAGGGGGAGAGCTGCGATTGGCCAGAGGAGCGGGTGTGTCACACCCACGAAAGAGCGATTCCCATCCAGGAGACCGTCCAGGCTCTGGACATCACAGAGGAAG gTGTTGAAACGCTGCTCTGCTACCTGGAGCTGCACCCGCAGCGATTTGTTCAGCTTCTCCACCCGACTCTGTCCGCGTGTAAAGTCAGGTGCTACGACGGGCCCCGGCAGCTCCAGAACATCACCAAAAT TTGCCCGCCGGTGGCCGTGGCGTTGGCCAGGATGAGATTGGCAGGCGAGCGGGTGGAGCGCCTCGATCAGGTGGAGTTTGACGTCGTGGAGGTGGCGGACACGATGGGATGGGAGCTTCCCACGGTGAAGAGAGGACTCAGACAGCTGCAGTGGAGCACCGAGAGAG GTGGTGGACGAAGCGGCATCCTCGTCGAGTTCTCTTCCCTGTCCTTCTACTTCCGATCTTACGGCGACCTGAGCGACGAGGAGATGGACCGAGTTTGTCAGTTCCTTCACAAGCGAGTGCAGGACCAAGAGAGAATGCTGCTCTACCAGCTCACAGCCTGCTTTAAGGCCTTCAAGAG CGTTGCCTTCCAAAGTGTGATGTCCTGTGTGGACGACCTGGATGGAAGTCGCAgtttgcagctgaaaaaccttctCTCCGAGTACTTTGACAAGCGGCGAGACGGGGAGCACACGCTGCAACCGGTGGACCTGGAAGAGCTCGACAAATACAAG CTGTTGGACTGGGAGAGTCAGATCAGAGCGGACATCCGAAGTTTTCTTTGCAACAGAAGTGATGAGCGGTTTTCTGGCAGAGCTGTAGCCAGAATCCTGCACGGCATAG